Genomic window (bacterium):
TTTAAGTTTTATAAAATTTTTTCCCTTTTAATTCAAAATTCAACATTCAAAATTCATAATTTTATAAAGTTTTCCTTAAGATTATCTAAACCCATACATTTTGTAAAGCGTTATGGAATTAACTATAGATACTTCCATTGCGTTAAGTGCTGCTAAAGTTGGGTTAGAATACAAACTTCCATTAGCTGACAGTATTGTTTTAGCAACAGCTAGAGCAAATGATGCAATAATATGGACACAAGATGCTGATCTTAAAGGCATAGATGGGGTTAATTTTATTCCTAAGAAGAAATAAATCTCTTTCTAACAATTCGCTGCACCTGACCGCCAACAGTGTAGCGGTTTTTCAAGGTTCTGTGCCCTATCAAAGGTTAGTGGTTCTCCAAAGTTTTGTGCCCAACCTGTTGGCGGCAGGTGAGCTTTATCGTTAGACAGAATAGAAACACTACAAATATTGGAGGTGAAAGGCTATGGAGAAAATGATTGGGTTTTGTGGACTAATCTGTACTGAATGTCCCGCATTCTTAGCAACCTAAAAGGATGACGACAACGAAAGAAAGAGAGTTGCTGAGATGTGGTCTAAACAGTACAATATGGACATCCCACCAGAACATATTAATTGTGATGGATGTTTGTCAGAAAGCGAAAGACTGTTTTTGCCACTGCAAAGTCTGTGAAGTAAGGAAGTGCGGACAAGAAAAGAGTATTAAGAATTGTGCCTATTGCGATGAATATGCTTGCGAGAAACTCAACAAGTTTTTTGAAATGGCCCCTGATGCTAAAACTACTCTTGAAGAAATCAGAAGAGAGATCTGATTTAGCAAATGAGAAAGGGGTTAGACGTCTAGATATGTAAAAGATAGAATAGGAAAATGGAAGGAAAGAATTTTAGAGGATTTAGAGACAACACATGTAAGTTTCTAAAAGATTTAGGCAAAAATAACGAAAAGAAGTGGTTTGAAACGCATAGGAGAGAGTACAATGAATATCTTCTTACACCTTTGCAAAATCTTGTTGTTGACATGGGTGAATTTATGTTGACTATAGACCCATATTTTGAGATAAGACCAATGATTGATAAAACCATCTCAAGGATATATAGGGATACCAGATTCTCTCCAGATAAATCACTGTATAGAAGCAATATGTGGATTGTATTTAAGAGGCCCAATAAGAATTGGAAGGATGCACCTGCATATTTCTTTGAGATTTATCCTGATTGGTATAGATATGGGATGGGATTTTATCAAGCATCAAAGGATACAATGGATGCCTTTAGGGAAGAAATAAGAAAAG
Coding sequences:
- a CDS encoding PIN domain-containing protein, with amino-acid sequence MELTIDTSIALSAAKVGLEYKLPLADSIVLATARANDAIIWTQDADLKGIDGVNFIPKKK
- a CDS encoding DUF2461 domain-containing protein — its product is MEGKNFRGFRDNTCKFLKDLGKNNEKKWFETHRREYNEYLLTPLQNLVVDMGEFMLTIDPYFEIRPMIDKTISRIYRDTRFSPDKSLYRSNMWIVFKRPNKNWKDAPAYFFEIYPDWYRYGMGFYQASKDTMDAFREEIRKEPTKFLRIISKIKSFEIKGELYKRPLWTDLPQEIQKYYQRKSFYMEYRKSIDEILFSPKLVDELVQKYEILRPLYLYLLDIKEKVRSERRESTYL
- a CDS encoding DUF3795 domain-containing protein, with product MDVCQKAKDCFCHCKVCEVRKCGQEKSIKNCAYCDEYACEKLNKFFEMAPDAKTTLEEIRREI